One genomic region from Cygnus olor isolate bCygOlo1 chromosome 29, bCygOlo1.pri.v2, whole genome shotgun sequence encodes:
- the RACGAP1 gene encoding rac GTPase-activating protein 1 isoform X2 → MEAATLNLLRMFDQLVRQAEVLSEGNEYQFIQLAKNFDEYRRRLQKTEHELGRYKDLLMKTEAECSALGVKLKHARNQVDVEIKRRQKAEMDCEKLERQIQLIRELLMCDASGSIQLSEEQKSALAFLNRPQVSMGGSGNKRLSTIDESGSILSDISFDKTDDSLDWDSSMVKAVRLKRREKRGNESIVAKTTVTVPSDGGPIEAISTIQTVPYSLRSQRKSGPLQPWNSESNLGNKQLESKSESNGSCTPQNNGGVRLHEFVSKTVIKPESCVPCGKRIKFGKISLKCRGCRVVAHPECRDRCPLPCIPTLTGTPVQIGEGTLMDYVPSAPPMIPSIIVHCVNEIEQRGLHEMGLYRVSGCDKTVRELKEKYLRSKNIPLLSKVDDIHAICSLLKDFLRSLKEPLLTFRLNKTFMEAAEILDEDNSIAAMYQAVGELPQANRETLAFLMLHLQRVAQSPDTKMDVTNLAKVFGPTIVAHAVPDPDAMTLLQDTKRQPKVVERLLLLPVEYWSQLMLVEQENIDPAHVIENTNAFSTPQTPDVKVSMLGPLTTPEQQLSKTPSSSSLSQKVRSTFSITTPKFGSKSKSTSQLGRQANFFASPMLK, encoded by the exons ATGGAGGCCGCCACGCTGAATTTACTGCGTATGTTTGACCAACTCGTGCGCCAGGCTGAAGTTCTAAGCGAAGGAAATGAGTACC AATTTATTCAGTTAGCAAAGAACTTTGACGAATATCGGAGaagactgcagaaaacagagcatGAGCTTGGCAGGTACAAAGATCTTCTGATGAAAACCGAAGCTGAATGTAGTGCTTTGGGTGTGAAGTTGAAACATGCTCGCAATCAAGTGGATGTGGAGATCAAACGCAggcaaaaagctgaaatggaCTGTGAGAAGCTG GAGAGGCAAATACAACTGATTCGAGAGCTGCTCATGTGTGATGCATCGGGGAGTATTCAGCTAAGTGAAGAACAAAAGTCTGCCCTTGCCTTTCTTAACAGGCCACAGGTTTCTATGGGAGGTTCAGGCAACAAAAG gttgtCTACAATTGATGAATCTGGCTCAATTTTGTCAGACATCAGCTTTGACAAGACTGATGATTCACTG GACTGGGATTCCTCTATGGTGAAAGCTGTCAGactgaaaaggagagagaagcgG GGAAATGAATCCATAGTAGCGAAGACAACTGTTACGGTCCCCAGTGATGGTGGCCCAATTGAAGCCATCTCTACCATCCAGACTGTGCCTTACAGCCTGAGAAGTCAGAGGAAGAGTG GTCCTTTGCAGCCTTGGAACAGTGAGTCAAACTTGGGCAATAAGCAGCTGGAATCCAAATCAGAGAGTAATGGCTCTTGCACCCCACAAAACAATGGGGGAGTGAGGCTGCATGAATTCGTTTCAAAAACG GTTATCAAGCCGGAATCATGTGTTCCTTGTGGAAAGAGAATAAAGTTTGGAAAAATATCTCTGAAGTGCAGAGGCTGCCGTGTGGTCGCTCATCCAGAGTGTCGGGACCGCTGTCCCCTTCCCTGTATCCCCACCTTGACTGGCACTCCTGTTCAAATTGGAGAG GGGACCTTAATGGACTATGTCCCTTCTGCTCCTCCAATGATCCCTTCCATCATAGTGCACTGTGTTAATGAGATCGAGCAGCGAGGGCTACATgag ATGGGCCTTTACCGGGTATCTGGCTGTGACAAGACAGTGAGAGAGCTGAAAGAGAAGTACCTGAGATCAAAAAACATCCCTTTGCTCAGTAAAGTGGATGATATCCATGCTATCTGCAGCCTTCTGAAAGACTTCCTACGCAGCTTGAAAGAACCCCTTCTCACGTTCCGGTTAAACAAGACTTTCATGGAAGCTGCAG AAATCTTGGACGAGGACAACAGTATCGCTGCTATGTACCAGGCAGTTGGTGAACTTCCTCAGGCCAACAGGGAAACCCTAGCGTTTCTCATGCTTCACCTGCAGCG gGTGGCTCAGAGCCCAGACACTAAAATGGATGTTACCAACTTGGCCAAAGTCTTTGGCCCCACGATAGTTGCTCATGCAGTGCCTGATCCTGACGCCATGACGTTACTGCAGGACACTAAGCGGCAGCCCAAG GTAGTGGAGcggcttctgctgctgcccgtGGAGTACTGGAGCCAGCTGATGCTGGTGGAGCAGGAAAACATTGACCCAGCACACGTAATTGAGAACACCAATGCCTTCTCCACTCCACAGACACCAGATGTTAAAG TGAGCATGCTTGGACCACTCACCACTCCGGAACAGCAGCTGTCCAAGACGCCGTCATCTAGCTCCCTGTCCCAGAAGGTCCGGTCTACCTTCAGCATAACCACCCCCAA ATTTGGGAGCAAAAGCAAGTCAACAAGCCAGCTGGGGCGTCAAGCCAACTTCTTTGCCTCTCCTATGCTGAAGTGA
- the RACGAP1 gene encoding rac GTPase-activating protein 1 isoform X1, translated as MEAATLNLLRMFDQLVRQAEVLSEGNEYQFIQLAKNFDEYRRRLQKTEHELGRYKDLLMKTEAECSALGVKLKHARNQVDVEIKRRQKAEMDCEKLERQIQLIRELLMCDASGSIQLSEEQKSALAFLNRPQVSMGGSGNKRLSTIDESGSILSDISFDKTDDSLDWDSSMVKAVRLKRREKRRSSRQYVEGPPGPQKKIRSIGSTADQGNESIVAKTTVTVPSDGGPIEAISTIQTVPYSLRSQRKSGPLQPWNSESNLGNKQLESKSESNGSCTPQNNGGVRLHEFVSKTVIKPESCVPCGKRIKFGKISLKCRGCRVVAHPECRDRCPLPCIPTLTGTPVQIGEGTLMDYVPSAPPMIPSIIVHCVNEIEQRGLHEMGLYRVSGCDKTVRELKEKYLRSKNIPLLSKVDDIHAICSLLKDFLRSLKEPLLTFRLNKTFMEAAEILDEDNSIAAMYQAVGELPQANRETLAFLMLHLQRVAQSPDTKMDVTNLAKVFGPTIVAHAVPDPDAMTLLQDTKRQPKVVERLLLLPVEYWSQLMLVEQENIDPAHVIENTNAFSTPQTPDVKVSMLGPLTTPEQQLSKTPSSSSLSQKVRSTFSITTPKFGSKSKSTSQLGRQANFFASPMLK; from the exons ATGGAGGCCGCCACGCTGAATTTACTGCGTATGTTTGACCAACTCGTGCGCCAGGCTGAAGTTCTAAGCGAAGGAAATGAGTACC AATTTATTCAGTTAGCAAAGAACTTTGACGAATATCGGAGaagactgcagaaaacagagcatGAGCTTGGCAGGTACAAAGATCTTCTGATGAAAACCGAAGCTGAATGTAGTGCTTTGGGTGTGAAGTTGAAACATGCTCGCAATCAAGTGGATGTGGAGATCAAACGCAggcaaaaagctgaaatggaCTGTGAGAAGCTG GAGAGGCAAATACAACTGATTCGAGAGCTGCTCATGTGTGATGCATCGGGGAGTATTCAGCTAAGTGAAGAACAAAAGTCTGCCCTTGCCTTTCTTAACAGGCCACAGGTTTCTATGGGAGGTTCAGGCAACAAAAG gttgtCTACAATTGATGAATCTGGCTCAATTTTGTCAGACATCAGCTTTGACAAGACTGATGATTCACTG GACTGGGATTCCTCTATGGTGAAAGCTGTCAGactgaaaaggagagagaagcgG CGATCTTCTAGGCAGTACGTTGAAGGCCCACCAGGTCCTCAGAAGAAAATACGATCAATTGGCTCCACTGCAGACCAG GGAAATGAATCCATAGTAGCGAAGACAACTGTTACGGTCCCCAGTGATGGTGGCCCAATTGAAGCCATCTCTACCATCCAGACTGTGCCTTACAGCCTGAGAAGTCAGAGGAAGAGTG GTCCTTTGCAGCCTTGGAACAGTGAGTCAAACTTGGGCAATAAGCAGCTGGAATCCAAATCAGAGAGTAATGGCTCTTGCACCCCACAAAACAATGGGGGAGTGAGGCTGCATGAATTCGTTTCAAAAACG GTTATCAAGCCGGAATCATGTGTTCCTTGTGGAAAGAGAATAAAGTTTGGAAAAATATCTCTGAAGTGCAGAGGCTGCCGTGTGGTCGCTCATCCAGAGTGTCGGGACCGCTGTCCCCTTCCCTGTATCCCCACCTTGACTGGCACTCCTGTTCAAATTGGAGAG GGGACCTTAATGGACTATGTCCCTTCTGCTCCTCCAATGATCCCTTCCATCATAGTGCACTGTGTTAATGAGATCGAGCAGCGAGGGCTACATgag ATGGGCCTTTACCGGGTATCTGGCTGTGACAAGACAGTGAGAGAGCTGAAAGAGAAGTACCTGAGATCAAAAAACATCCCTTTGCTCAGTAAAGTGGATGATATCCATGCTATCTGCAGCCTTCTGAAAGACTTCCTACGCAGCTTGAAAGAACCCCTTCTCACGTTCCGGTTAAACAAGACTTTCATGGAAGCTGCAG AAATCTTGGACGAGGACAACAGTATCGCTGCTATGTACCAGGCAGTTGGTGAACTTCCTCAGGCCAACAGGGAAACCCTAGCGTTTCTCATGCTTCACCTGCAGCG gGTGGCTCAGAGCCCAGACACTAAAATGGATGTTACCAACTTGGCCAAAGTCTTTGGCCCCACGATAGTTGCTCATGCAGTGCCTGATCCTGACGCCATGACGTTACTGCAGGACACTAAGCGGCAGCCCAAG GTAGTGGAGcggcttctgctgctgcccgtGGAGTACTGGAGCCAGCTGATGCTGGTGGAGCAGGAAAACATTGACCCAGCACACGTAATTGAGAACACCAATGCCTTCTCCACTCCACAGACACCAGATGTTAAAG TGAGCATGCTTGGACCACTCACCACTCCGGAACAGCAGCTGTCCAAGACGCCGTCATCTAGCTCCCTGTCCCAGAAGGTCCGGTCTACCTTCAGCATAACCACCCCCAA ATTTGGGAGCAAAAGCAAGTCAACAAGCCAGCTGGGGCGTCAAGCCAACTTCTTTGCCTCTCCTATGCTGAAGTGA